DNA sequence from the Hippopotamus amphibius kiboko isolate mHipAmp2 chromosome 1, mHipAmp2.hap2, whole genome shotgun sequence genome:
CTTCCCTGAGCACCCTACTAAAAATTATAAACCTTCCCCAACCTGGCactccctctcccctgctcctgctttgcttttctctatAGCATTGATCATCATCTGGCCACTCCATTTCATTCATTGATTGATAGACATCCTAATATGGGAACTCTGTAGAAACAGTATTCAAAGGCTATCTTTGTGTTGGAGAGTTTagggaaaacaaataataaagatacagaaaatgaatcaaatgatgaaaaaaaggggggcatttttttgtttgtttttaagtattttatttatttatttggtcatgcAGGGTCTTAGtggcagcaggcgggctccttatttgtggcacgtgaactctttcttagttgtggcatgcatgcaggatctagttccctgaccagggacggaacccagTGTCCCCTGCCTTGTGAGTGCagtcttaagcactgcaccaccagggaagtcctggaagaaGGGATTATTAATTCCTGGAGAAACAAAAATTGTACAAGAAAGGAAGTGTAATCATGGTTTGCACTTGGCTCAATAgtgaaaaatattatagaaaatattgTATCCACTAGAGATTTAACCTAAAATAATGTTGCCACGTGGGCAATGAAAGAGAATTGTGAGAGGGGTATATATCAGGATACCTATCAATTTCAGTCATTCCTAGGGGTACCTGTCCTGGGTGTCCTCCTGCTCCCATTGGGGGCAGACTGCTTTCTGGACTTCCATAGCTGTCATCCTGGGGCTCCCTGGAGCTTTTCTGTTGGATTTCCTTTCTACCAGATCCCAAGTTTCCCCTCACTTTTTAAAGTTATCCCCTCATTATATCCTTTggtagtttccttcctttctttctgattttgctCCCCCTTCTCTGAATGGCCTTGGCAAGGGATTGGCTTAGGCATGAGCCTATGACAATTCTGGCGAGTGAGAAATGACGGGACATTGACTGAGAGCTTCTCAAAGAGTctctcttactcttttttttttaatgttttattgggctttatttattttaatttatttattggctgcgttgggcctttgttgctgcacatgggctttctctagttgcagtgagtgggggctactcttccttgaggagtgcaggcttctcagtgcagtggcttctcttgttgtggagcatgggctctaggtgtgcgggcttcagtagttgcagcacataggctcaataattgtggtacatgggcttaattgctccatggcatgtgggatcttcctggagcagggatcgaacccatgtcctctgcattggcaggcagattcttaaccactgtgccacctaggaagtccctctcttacTCTTTAAAAGGGTTATAAGACAGCCATTTCCTTCTCTGCATTTGAACATTGTTACGTGGGCATGTGATCCTTGGAACTACTTCAATCCTTTTTCAACCATGAGGAGAAGGCCAAAGAAACTGCAGACAGATGATCTGATGCCCCAGTGTCTTTGAACCAGTGGATTAACCATCCTTAAAGCTAGCCTATCTAAAGAGTCCTCAAGGGATTTCCTGgaagtccagtgattaagactccgaacttccactgcagggggcatgggttagatccctggtcggggaactaagatcttgcatgctgtgtggccaaaagaaaaaaaaaaagtggggtaATAGGCCCACtatattttaaatctgaaaatgtgGTCTGAGACCATGAGAATCAGCACCACCTGAGatcttattagaaatgcagaatctcaggcctcacccttgacctactgaatcagaatctgtattttagggctttcctggtagcacTGTGgttgagtccacctgccagtgcaagggacatgggtttgatccttgggctgggaagatcccacatgccgcggagaaactaagcccgtgcaccacaactactgagcctgtgctctagagcccgtgagccacaactaatgagcccacactccacaactactgaagcctgctcgcctagagcccgtgttctgccacaagagaagccaccacaatgagaagcctgctcaccccaatgaagagtagcccttgctggctgcaactacagaaagcctgtgcacagcaacgaagacccaatgcagccaataaaaataaatatataaatccatttattttaaaaatttgagatcttataaaaaataaaagatctacatttttaaaaagtatatttatttatttattgattgatttttggctgtgtcaggtctcagttgtggcacgaGGTTCTTCgatgcagcatgcgggcttctctctatttgtggcacgcaggctcagtagttgaggcccgcaggcttagttgccccgaggcatgtgggatcttagttccctgaccagggatggaacccgggtcccctgcattggaaggcggattcttaaccaatggaccaccagggaagccccagaatctgcattttaaacctACTGAATCCAGAGTCCAGAATCCAGAATATGGATTGATATGTTGGTTAAAGTTTGTGAAGCACTGCTTTAAGCCACCTTCAGCTATTTCCCTTCTTATTTGCAGCTGAACACATTCTAACTGATAGAGCGGATGAAACAGACATCTTTCAAGCCACGTGTCACACTTCCTTGGGCCACTTTGATTTCAGCAGGAGCTTCTGTAGTAGGAGAATTCTAAACATGTCCCCACCCCCAAGATCTCTGTCATCTGGCTATTCTAAAACAAACCTAGTTAGCGCTGTGAAGGGATTTTGAAGATGGGATTAACGTTACTAAGCAGCTAACTTTAAAATAGGGAAATTATCCTGGAATATCCAACTGAAAGCCAATATATCGCTTGAGATCTTAAAAGTAGAAAACAGAGGTGGGAGATGAGGCACAAGAGGAGGTCTGAGAGATTCTAAGTGTGAAAAgggctggctttgaagatgcagGAAGGGGGCAACGAGCCAAGACATGCAGGCAGCATCTAGGTGAGAAAGACCCCCAACTGATGGTCAACAAGATAACAGGGActtcagtcctacaactgcaTAGAACTTGAATTCTGCCAATGATCTGGGATATGCGCTATTCCCAATGCTTTCCCGAAGGAGCACAGTCCTGCCAACGCTTTGGTTTTGGTCTTGTGTGACTCTAAGCAGAGAACCAGCTGAGTCACACTGTGCCCAGAATTGTGAATTACAGAAACAGTGTGATAAtacatttctgtgcttttttttgttttaagctctttattggaatataattgctttacactcttgtaccagcttttgaggtactgtgctgttttaagctgctaaattggTGGCAATTTGTTATAACAGCACAGTCACGGTAGACAGGTCTGTGCAAGCCCAAACTTCCTTCTCATTGGCAGCATCCCACTTCAAACATACAATGTGTCTTTCTGTCTTCAGGTCTGCCTCAGGCCCTCCTCTGACATCATGGAGCCTACTTGGCACAAAGGAGACCAGACGTATTAGAAGTTAACAGCCCTAGAGAAAACATTCACCCAGCAGATCGGGGACCAGTGGATAACTGCTTTAATCTCAAACCTCTTAATTCtaagtcatattttattttgctttatttttttcttttggctgcatcacacagcatatgtgggatcttatttccccaaccagggattgaacccacgccccctgcagtggaagcacagagtcttaaccactggaccaccagggaagtccttagaaCCTCTTAATTCTGGAAGGCACTAACACTCTTCTCAGAAGTCCTAGCGGAACCAAGGCCCCATCATCTACAGCAGTGAAGCTGAAAcctggcctctgtgcactggCACGGAAttgaatctcggagacagagttttgggtgaagtaggaaaGAACACCTttgttgctttgccaggcaaagggggccacagggggctaatgccctcaaacttgtgtgtcccaacctggagggAGCAGTGAGGAGTTTTActgtaatggttcaaagaggagggtgtgatcagctcatggacattcttctgattggttggtggtgaggtaattgggagtcaacgccatcagccttctggttccaacagATCAGGATTCTACgcgcttgtgggcagcatacagttaacgtCTCCTGCCTGGTAGGGGGTTCAGTTTCTGCAAAACAGGATTTCTGGGAAAGAGAAATCAGTGTTACCATTGTCTGCTGGATGGCAAAATGTAACATGCAGCCTCAACTGCCTGTGGCAGTCATTTTGTGTTTTGAGTGGAGCCAGTTTTGGTATGAAGTCAACGGTGGGGACAGCAGAGCAGTGGGATGGAAGGTCCCTAATGACATTGCTGAACCAGGGCAGCTACCCACTCTGCCCTCGCATTGGATTTCCTGTGAGATGATCTGTTTCCGCATTGTGTAATCCAGTTTGAATCAGGTGCTTGCTATTGGAGCGGAAAGCATTCTACTTAATTCAcacttttcccctctttttttaaaaaatttattttttattgaagtatagttgaattacactgttgtgttaaCTACTGTTCTACAGAAAGTAACACCCAATCCCACTCTCTcccaaccaccagtctattctctatgtctcaGATTGCATTTCTCTTTCATAGgttaatttgtgtcatatttgagattccacatatgagtgatatcatatggtatgtgtctttctctttctgacttacttcacttagtatgataaccccTAATTGTATCCATGTTgatgtaaatggcattattttgtccttttttatggctgggtagtattccattatatacgtgtaccacatcttctttatccattcatctgttgatggatgtttaggttgtttccatgtcttggttattgtaaatagtgttgctatgaacatagaggtgcatgtatcttcttaaTTATggtctggatacatgcccaggagtaggattgctggatcttatgttaattctatttttagttttctaaagaacctccataccattttccacagtggctgcaccaacttaaattcccaccaacactagaggagggttcccttttctccacaccctctccagaatctgttatttgtagactttttaatgacggccattctgactggtgtgagatgatatacctcactgtagttttgctttgcatttctctaatattaatTCCCACTTAatgctgtgaaataaaattcatattttatggcaagacaggaaaaacttaaacataaaacattttatgtgccctttggcctcctctctctcctcactgtgcattgtgtatctgcaccaTGCATGGACAAAATCTTCCCCATCAGCAGAAATAGCTGCTCAGctataaagagcaacattctcctagcatgACAATTCCacaaagataatatttttttttttttaattattttccactatggtttattgcagggtattgagtatagttccctgtgctatacactaggaccttgttgtttatctattttatatatagtagtttgtatctgctaatcccaaactcctaatctatctccccctccccctgctacccactttggtaaccataagtttgttttctatgtctgtgggtctgttcctgttttgtatataagttcatttgtatcatactttagattctacatataagcgatatcacatggtatttgtcttcctctgtatgacttactccacttagtatgataatctcaggtgactgcaaatggcatttttcattcttttttatgttgtctatatgcaccacatcttctttatccattcatcagtcgatggacacttaggttgcttccatgtcttgactattgtaaatagtgctgctatgaacattggggtgcatgtatccttttttttttaattggagtataattgctttacaatgttgtgttagtttctgctatacaacaaagtgaatcagctgtatgtatacatatatcccttccctcttgagcctctcaccccacccccatctcacccCTGTAGGTTAACACAGAGcgctgagctgagctccctgtgctgtacagcagcttcccactagctatctattttacatatggtggtgtatatgtgtcaatgttattctctcaatttgtcccaccctccccttcgcCCATtgtgtccacaagtccattctctacatctgtgtctctttttctgccctgCATATAGGTTAATCAgtaccagttttctagattccatatatatgcattaatatgcaatatttgtttttctctttctgacttacttcactctgaatgacagactctagtttcATCCACATCACTATGAaggacccaatttcgttcctttttttacagctgagtaatattctattgtatatatgtaccacatcttctttatccattcatctgttgatggacatttaggttgcttccatgtcttgactattgtaaatagtgctactatgaacactggggtgcatgtatcttttcaaattagggttttctccagatatatgcccaggagtaggattgcaggatAATAcgttaactctatttttagtttttttaaggaaactccatactgtttttcatagtggcttcaccaatttacattcccaccaacagtgtaggagggttctcaaCACCTCCTCCAGCATTtggataacattccttcttgttAAGGGATCACATGGGGCTTTgatctggattatgtaaactgtGTATAATGTatagccctctgtctcaaaaaacttatataactgtgccttgactttTAATGcgcagaacagttctcagagctttctgagatgctcttcccagattataatcctcaaatatggctcaaataaaattttccatttctgtcttAGGTCGACTGGCTAATTTTTCGTTGACACTACCATAAATTCTCTTGAATGCACTTTTCCTGGGCTCCAAACCTACCCACATTTCCTAACcttgctcctcctcttcctgggttTCCTACAGTTCATTTACTTGAGAAGAATCTGGTGCCTACTACTATGCCAAGCTCTGTTTTAGACACTGCGGATATAGCGGCTGAGGAAACAAAGTTGCTGCCTTCATGGACCAGAGaaggaggcagacaataaacaaaaccTTTCCTGAATGAGTGAAATAATGAATAACACAGAATAAGAACTTAACCCAGAGTGAAAAACTTATCATTGTCTATAGAATATCACACCAGAGTCCGGTATTCATTCCACAAGCAACCCTGGGAACTGAGTGTCAGACCCTGTTCTTCAAGCCCTTGGAACCTAAAAAGGTCAACGTGACCCAGGGCCTGCCCCCTGGAGCTCAGGGTTCAGAAGGAACTTGGAACATGTGTTGAGTGCTAATTTTGTTAGGCCCTGTGAAAGTGCTTTATGGTAGccatctcatttagtcctcactgACTACAGGAGGTTGTTCAAGGACGGAGAGCTTGAGACAAACTGGTCCGAGAGCTGGCAGGCTGGACAGTGACAAGAGCTCTGGCGAAGAGACAGTCCTGATCCTTGGACTTAAGCCCGGTCCGCGTGACCTTGCGCAAGTCACGATCTCCCTCGTCCTCGCTCGTCCTCCCATGCTCTAGCCAGTGTCTGTAGTGTCTGACTCCTGGGGTTTTCCCGACGCCCCTTTAACCCGGGCTGCCTGGGGTGTTTGAGAGGGGGTCCGAGGGACGGGGGACCTGGGGCAAAGAAGGAAGGTCACTGAGATCAGTATGGAAGGAGTCGGTGAAGTCAGCAAAGAGAGACCAGCGGGGAAGGAGGTCGCTGGAGAGAGGGACGACCACAGACATTGCCTtcttccccaccctgccctctgctcccacGCCCTCCAACGCCAACGCCCGGACCTTCTTCTCGCGCTGCGGAAGGAGGGCATTCCCTTTTCCCCAGCGGGCTGCTGCACCGCTGTCCCAGGCTGACAGGCGACAGATCCTCCTCGGACCACGCGCCTAGACTCGGCACCCGGCTCCTGCCGCCCAGCATCCCGCAGCTCGCCGCTCGCCGCCTCTCCTCGCCGTCCACTCCCCCCCGCGGCTCGCGACCACTTGGTCTGCGCCGCCTGCGTTCTCTGTGTGCCGGGCCCGCCCGCACTGCGGGGGAGAGGCCGGGAGCCGCCCACGCCACGCTCGGCGCTCGGCGTCGCCGTCTCCCTGGGACGCGCGCGGGCTGCGCGAGGCGCGGGAGCCGGGCGGGCGGCCATGGCGCGGCGCGCCGGGAGGTAGCCGCGAGGCACGCGGGGAGCGCGGGGGCCGCCATGGCCCGGCGGCGGCGCCGCGCCTGCATCGCGCTCTTCTTGGTGCTGCTCTTCGCCTTCGGCACCCTCATGGGCCTGCGCACGCTCAAGGCTCCGGACGGACTCCCGGCGCTGGGCCCGGGCCTGGAGCTGGCGCCCTTTGAGCGGCGCCCGGAGGGGgcccccgcgcccgccgcccgggccccggccgcccccgccgcgccgccgccgccgccgccgccgccccgcacCGCGGGCCCGGGCGGCTCCCCGGGGCCGGCCCCCGAGGAGGCCGAGCCCGCCGCCGGGCAGCGTCTGCGCGTCTACTCGGACCTGCACGCCTTCTACTACTCGTGGTacgggagcccgcggcgcgagggccACTACATTCACTGGGACCACGTCATGGTGCCGCACTGGGACCCCAAGATCTCGGCCAGCTACCCCCGCGGCCGCCACAGCCCCCCCGACGACTTGGGCTCCAGCTTCTACCCGGAGCTGGGGCCCTACAGCTCCCGGGACCCCGACGTGCTGCGGGAGCACATGACCCAGCTGAAGGAAGCCGCCATCGGTGagatgccccctcccccatcgCTGGCCCCCCAGCCTCGCCCTTCTTTGTTCCCACACCCCAACTTCCACTGCTCCTAGAGTCACCGGGCCTTGGTCCCACTCACTCGTCAGCCTGGCTTCTTGCCCCTTCTCTTCTAGAACTCTCATTCCGTGCTCACCGAGAGGCACCGCCCCCGTCTTCTAGTATTCAGACttctccatctctgccttctGACCCCCCACAATTCCAGGGCCCTTTTAGGGCGGAGCTGCTGGGAGGGCCAGTGGAAAGCGTTTGCCCCAGGGCTGTCCCAGGTAGGAAGAGTGAGGAGAGGAGGGCAGTTTTCCTGTCTTTGGGGCTTCTAGGTTTGGGTAAGTGAGGCCTGGGTACCCTGGCCCCGCAGGAGTCTGGGGTTCGGAGCAGTGGCACCTAGGATAGCCTCTGCTTTCACACTAGGCACAGGGTGGAGCAGCAGCCCTTCTTGCTTTTGCTGGCTGCAGAAAGGAAAGTTGGCCCGCGTTGTGTGATGGACCCTGCTGTATCTGCGGTAAGGCGCCTGCGAGCTTTTCAAGCACTCTGTAAAGAAGTCCCTACGTAGGCAGGCTGGGGTGGGCAGACTGACTTATTTCAGATTTTGTCACTGAATTCTGCTGGGTTTTACGCTACATTTAAATTTCTCTGGAAATGGTtaattggggggtgggagggtggagaaTTGAATGCCAGGGACAGTGGTGGGAAGTATTCACAGGTGAATGGCACAGCGGTGGTCCCTCAGGATTCTACCTGTCTGGGGGACAGACAGTTGAGGCAAGGGTTATTTCCCACGGGGAGGGTAAAATGACCTCTGCTCAGGGCTCCTTTCCCTAAGGGACCTCAGCGGTGCGCCTCTCCTCCACGGATAGGACTGTGGCTTCCACGTGGGTGTGGCATTGTCCACCCATTTCCCTTTAACCGCTTGCTGCTGCAGGCCAGAGGCCTCTCGGGCTCTCAGGCTCCTTCCCAGGCCTGGCGTGTTAGGGTTCCTGCAGCCACTGAGCTTCAGCACCGCGGGCGCGGACAGCTCCAGGGCGCCCGCCTCAGGGATCTGATCTGCAAGAAGAGAACCTGGCAGGAGCCTCGCTCACGGTTTCATTCGGAAACCATTTTGCAGTTGGAGCTGGTTTGTGAAGAAGCTCTGCCGTGGGGGTACTGTGTGTCTCTGAAGTAACCTCTGTGTTGTCTCAGGCGTCCTGGTCCTGTCCTGGTACCCACCGGGCATGGCTGATGATAATGGGGAGCCCTCAGATGACCTGGTGCCTGCCATCCTGGACACCGCCCATCAGTACAACATCCAGGTGAGTCTCCAAGAAGAGGTCAAATGCTCTCTGACCCATTCTGGAGatgtcccctcctccacccactggGATAGTGCCTCTACCAAAGTTCTTGGCATTAGCCCAGGTGTGCAAATACGTAGCAAGCGTAGTGTTAGGGATAGGGGTCTAATCTAGTGCCTATGTCACTCTTATTTTTTGAGTTCTGAAAGGACTCaaatttgggaaaaataaatctAGGATGAATGGGTTACTAAATAAATATCACAATGATAGAGGTTAGGTTGGAGACCCTGATCCTGGAGAGAGGGCAGGCAAGGGCCAAATGGGGCCATGAACTGAACTCCAGCCTCAAGTCCCTAGACGGGGGCAGTGCTGTGCCTCAAGGAGTAAAGCACAACACGTGCTCTCAGTAGGCAGGCTCTCTTTCAAGAGGAACGACGGAGCTGTCCAGTTATTTTCCCCACGTGTACCAATCAAGTAAGTCATCGCCCTCACCtgtggcaaaaggaaaaaaaacaacgaagaggagccccacTCCCGTTCCTGAGCCCATCACTGACACGTTAAATAGATCATAGCACATTTCCCATTGACACAGCTTCAGCATACTCCTTCCCATAGTTGCAGGCAGCTAGTGCCAATCGCTGGGAGCTGGCACATAAGTTGAAACCTATTGGCCAGCCTGCAACAGCTCATCAGAATGATTCCCAGAGGCCCTGCTGTGAGAGGTGGGGGAACTTGGGCCCCGAGGGCAGTAgttgcttttctgtgtgtgtgtggttgcttTTATTTACACCGTGCCCACCACTGCCAGGTCTCCTTTGAACTCAGCCTTTTCTCCAGGCCATGGTTGGAGCATAAGACTTACAGGTTGTGGCCCCTGGGTACAGAGACTCACCTGACCAATATCTCCTCTGTTTGTGGCAGGTGGCCTTCCACATCCAACCCTACAAGGGCCGAGATGACATCACTCTGCATGACAACATCAAGTACATCATTGACACGTAAGGCTGCTCTGGGGGCCTGGATTTTGGTGGGGATCAAAATGGGGGTAGGGCTAGGTTTGGAAGTGCAGGTCAAGACACAAAAGGGCAGAatgcctgtgtccccagcatctaaaaagataaaagagtaTTGGGCTTGGAGACGGCGTCTTGGGTTTGAGTTAGTTCTGCGGCCTCCAATCTGTGATCAAAGGCAAGCCTCTTAACCTTCGGGTCTTGCGAGAGTTAACATGagctaatatatgtaaaagtGGCTTGTACGGAGCTTGCACATGTCATTcgttcattcaaaaaatatttcgaGTGCCTTCAGGTGTCCAGGCACTTCAGGTGTCCGAGTCCCAGTTGTACAGCAATGGGTAGGGCTAGCGAAGTTTATGTGCTAGGGTGGGGGTGCAGTGGAGCAGACAGTAGCTACAGATGACAAATCAAATAGTGAGCCATACTATGAGAAAGGAATAAGAGAATACAGTAAGGTGTTGTTTTAAGAATGTGCCCAAGAAACAACTTTAGAATGGGTGGTCAAGTGAGCTTCCCTGAGATGACATGTGAGCCAGCACGTGAATGAAGAGTCAGCTCTGCAGAGATCTGGGACAGGCAGAAAACTCCAGGCAGAGGGCTGTCAGATCCAAAGGCCATCTGATAGGGCAAGCTTGAGAGCAGCCAGTGTAGCTGGAGTGTAGAGAGAGATGGGGTAATAGCAGGAatggaggtgggcagggccagatCAAGTAGGTGGGGCCTTGCTGGGTCTCGGTAAGGAGCAGTCAGATCTgatttacactttaaaaagagactggagggcttcctaggtggcgcagtggttaagaatctgcctgccaatgcagaggacacgggttcgatccctgctccaggaagatcccacatgccacggaacaactaagcccgtgtgccaggaaaaaaaaaaaaaaagactgaattatAGGGAGATGGAAGTGGGACCCTGGAGACCAGTTAGGTGGCTGTTGTCACTGTCCAGATGGAAGATGGTGGTGGCTTGGCCGGGGGCAGGGAAGTGAGGCTTGAATAGAGGAATGacaaggctggggagggagggaggaaagtgggTTCTTGCTCAGAGGTATGATGAGTCCAACTGTGGAGTCCAGCTGGATCCAGAATTGTGCTTTGGCATCAGGAACGATCTCATGCACGGCCAGCCCTCAGGCTGTGCTGGCTTCTTTTCTCTTAGGCTGCTGGCtcagcctcttcttcctcctgctcctcagGTACGGCTCCCACAGTGCATTTTACCGCTATAAGAACAGCATGGGTAAGAGCCTCCCACTCTTTTATATCTACGACTCCTACCTGACATCCCCTGAGGCCTGGGCCCACCTCCTGACACCAAATGGGCCCCACTCAATCCGCAACACCCCCTATGATGGGGTCTTCATAGCACTGCTGGTGGAGGAGGGTCACACCCATGATATCCTGGCTGCCGGATTTGATGGCATGTACACCTACTTTGCCTCCAACGGTTTCTCCTTCGGCTCCTCCCATCAGAACTGGAAAGCTGTGAAGAACTTTTGCGATGCCAACAACCTCATGTTCATTCCCAGCGTGGGGCCTGGCTACATCGACACCAGCATTCGGCCCTGGAACAACCACAATACGCGGAACAGGGTCAACGGCAAGTACTATGAGACGGCCCTGCAGGCAGCCCTGACCGTGAGGCCCGAGATCGTCTCCATCACCTCTTTCAATGAGTGGCACGAGGGTACCCAGATTGAGAAGGCCATTCCCAAGAAGACGCCAACTCGGCTATATCTGGACTACCTGCCTCATCAGCCCAGCCTGTACCTGGAGCTGACACGCCGCTGGGCCGAGCACTTCATCAAAGAGAAGGAGCAGTGGCTGATGTGAGGGGCCTGCAGGCGGGGGCAGGAGGCACTGACGTCCCAGCCTCACTGGAAGACGTCACCACGGGAGGGCTTGGCTGAGGTTGTAGGCACTCACTCCCAAGTCAGCGGCTGGGTGCTTCTGGGCCCATCACGTCAGGGCACACGGAAAACAGAGCTAGTTTCTCAGGCAGGTGGGTGCCGGGGTGCCCTGCAGGAACAGGGAACTAGGCAGTGTTCCAGAGAGGGAACCCCAGGGGCTGGCAGGTGACTGGACTTAGCCCAAGGCAGCTCCACATCCTCAGTCagaacactttaaaataatcCCTTCTAGCTTGGAACTCAGCTGGTTGGTGTTGTGGAGTCACCAAGTCACTGCTCTCAGAAGGGTGTCAGGGCTCTGGGCTAGCATGCACCCCGCTCTCTGCCAGCCTGTGTCCTCTCCAGGCCTCCTTCCCACATGGTCTGTCTTCCCCAAGTTAGGAACAATATTTAAGACTTCCTAAAAGGGAAATTCTCGGTTTAAGCTCTTCCCAGTAGATTCCCGAACCCAGTTATCAGGAAA
Encoded proteins:
- the MANEAL gene encoding glycoprotein endo-alpha-1,2-mannosidase-like protein isoform X3 encodes the protein MIMGSPQMTWCLPSWTPPISTTSRYGSHSAFYRYKNSMGKSLPLFYIYDSYLTSPEAWAHLLTPNGPHSIRNTPYDGVFIALLVEEGHTHDILAAGFDGMYTYFASNGFSFGSSHQNWKAVKNFCDANNLMFIPSVGPGYIDTSIRPWNNHNTRNRVNGKYYETALQAALTVRPEIVSITSFNEWHEGTQIEKAIPKKTPTRLYLDYLPHQPSLYLELTRRWAEHFIKEKEQWLM
- the MANEAL gene encoding glycoprotein endo-alpha-1,2-mannosidase-like protein isoform X1, encoding MARRRRRACIALFLVLLFAFGTLMGLRTLKAPDGLPALGPGLELAPFERRPEGAPAPAARAPAAPAAPPPPPPPPRTAGPGGSPGPAPEEAEPAAGQRLRVYSDLHAFYYSWYGSPRREGHYIHWDHVMVPHWDPKISASYPRGRHSPPDDLGSSFYPELGPYSSRDPDVLREHMTQLKEAAIGVLVLSWYPPGMADDNGEPSDDLVPAILDTAHQYNIQVAFHIQPYKGRDDITLHDNIKYIIDTYGSHSAFYRYKNSMGKSLPLFYIYDSYLTSPEAWAHLLTPNGPHSIRNTPYDGVFIALLVEEGHTHDILAAGFDGMYTYFASNGFSFGSSHQNWKAVKNFCDANNLMFIPSVGPGYIDTSIRPWNNHNTRNRVNGKYYETALQAALTVRPEIVSITSFNEWHEGTQIEKAIPKKTPTRLYLDYLPHQPSLYLELTRRWAEHFIKEKEQWLM
- the MANEAL gene encoding glycoprotein endo-alpha-1,2-mannosidase-like protein isoform X2, with protein sequence MARRRRRACIALFLVLLFAFGTLMGLRTLKAPDGLPALGPGLELAPFERRPEGAPAPAARAPAAPAAPPPPPPPPRTAGPGGSPGPAPEEAEPAAGQRLRVYSDLHAFYYSWYGSPRREGHYIHWDHVMVPHWDPKISASYPRGRHSPPDDLGSSFYPELGPYSSRDPDVLREHMTQLKEAAIGVLVLSWYPPGMADDNGEPSDDLVPAILDTAHQYNIQVAFHIQPYKGRDDITLHDNIKYIIDTYGSHSAFYRYKNSMELESCEELLRCQQPHVHSQRGAWLHRHQHSALEQPQYAEQGQRQVL